A section of the Arabiibacter massiliensis genome encodes:
- a CDS encoding molybdopterin-dependent oxidoreductase, whose translation MAETTLTRRSFVKASALAGAAAAFGASMAGCVQETPKEEAPAQQSGGGDPNEGLVAMKTSCHGCIQMCPAIAYLKDGVVVKLEGDPDAPVSRGSLCIKGLNQLHTMYSPRRVLHPLRRAGERGENKWEVISWDEAVEEAATHICDAIDKYGPYAFFASVGGGGSYSFMEAMTLPMAFGSPTVFEPGCAQCYLPRWSLSKLFYGGNDQSIADNAVQEIFRTGDANKTEAVVLWGAQPSVSQTAESGRGMAELRAMGVKTVVVDPNFSPDAVKADVWLPVRPATDTGLLLCWYRYIFENKLYDEQFTKFWTNLPFLIDPDTKLPVKATELFPDFQQTTPENTPAYVCYDLKTSAVAPFEYSAPADATVDPEIFWTGEFNGKTYKTAGQIYKEEAEPWTLEHTAENCWLQADKIEEAIKIYTSAGVAGIANGVASDMTESASQVPLGCMGLDSIMGYVNKPGCTMTQYGAGNKPMARPVTFNNGFGGMFSDMYGIGAVIGMSDAENEARIKKLGEENPQQKLANQLLVDRLGMKDHKGLYAWCHSHIPTVRQAIATGEPFKPRVWFDMSGNKLAMLGNAKSWYDVFPEVDFIIGQYPMLTSFHIEAADLVFPVREWLEEPMVNMTQLNTQWLQNECVHIGETVSHSIPAAQVVAKCKEKMGGQLPGLVPGYLGSATEEEVKAGVAETLHAPSWDELVANTDKYVPYVTPEDEYFGYNQHETVVDDGLPAGFGTESRKIEVYCQILLRMSRTGYPFCYPEPQEACADYSPICSYIEPAESPLSDEEYPFVLTSGRVPYFHHGTMRHAALSRELYPTAEIRINPASAKELGIEHMDWVKVTSRRGEVHARAYLTEGVHPKTVWMERFWNPECYDESQANPTAGWRECNVNVLTKNDAPFNEVYGSYTNRGFTVKIEKSSKPANIWVEPEEFAPFLPTEAMLSEAQTKDVF comes from the coding sequence ATGGCGGAAACCACGTTGACACGCCGAAGCTTCGTCAAAGCGTCCGCGTTGGCAGGCGCAGCGGCAGCGTTCGGCGCCTCGATGGCCGGCTGCGTGCAGGAGACCCCGAAGGAGGAGGCGCCCGCCCAGCAAAGCGGCGGCGGCGACCCGAACGAGGGCCTCGTCGCGATGAAGACCTCGTGCCACGGCTGCATCCAGATGTGCCCGGCCATCGCATACCTGAAGGACGGCGTCGTCGTGAAGCTCGAGGGCGACCCCGACGCGCCCGTGAGCCGCGGCAGCCTCTGCATCAAGGGCCTGAACCAGCTGCACACCATGTACAGCCCGCGCCGCGTGCTGCATCCGCTGCGCCGCGCCGGCGAGCGGGGCGAGAACAAGTGGGAGGTCATCAGCTGGGACGAGGCCGTCGAGGAAGCGGCGACGCACATCTGCGACGCCATCGACAAGTACGGCCCCTACGCGTTCTTCGCGAGCGTGGGCGGCGGCGGCTCCTACTCGTTCATGGAGGCCATGACGCTGCCGATGGCGTTCGGCTCGCCCACGGTGTTCGAGCCGGGCTGCGCGCAGTGCTACCTGCCGCGCTGGAGCCTGTCCAAGCTCTTCTACGGCGGCAACGACCAGTCCATCGCCGACAACGCCGTGCAGGAGATCTTCCGCACGGGCGACGCCAACAAGACCGAGGCCGTGGTGCTCTGGGGCGCCCAGCCCTCCGTGAGCCAGACGGCCGAGTCCGGCCGCGGCATGGCCGAGCTGCGCGCCATGGGCGTGAAGACCGTCGTCGTCGACCCCAACTTCTCGCCCGATGCGGTGAAGGCCGACGTATGGCTGCCGGTGCGCCCGGCCACCGACACGGGCCTGCTTCTGTGCTGGTACCGCTACATCTTCGAGAACAAGCTCTACGACGAGCAGTTCACCAAGTTCTGGACGAACCTGCCGTTCCTCATCGACCCGGACACGAAGCTGCCGGTGAAGGCGACCGAGCTTTTCCCCGACTTCCAGCAGACGACGCCCGAGAACACGCCTGCCTACGTGTGCTACGACCTGAAGACGAGCGCGGTGGCGCCCTTCGAGTACTCCGCGCCCGCTGACGCCACGGTCGACCCGGAGATCTTCTGGACCGGCGAGTTCAACGGCAAGACGTACAAGACGGCCGGCCAGATCTACAAGGAGGAGGCCGAGCCCTGGACGCTCGAGCACACCGCCGAGAACTGCTGGCTTCAGGCCGACAAGATCGAAGAGGCCATCAAGATCTACACGAGCGCGGGCGTGGCCGGCATCGCCAACGGCGTGGCGTCGGACATGACCGAGTCCGCCAGCCAGGTGCCGCTCGGCTGCATGGGGCTCGACTCCATCATGGGCTACGTGAACAAGCCCGGCTGCACCATGACGCAGTACGGCGCGGGCAACAAGCCCATGGCGCGCCCCGTCACCTTCAACAACGGCTTCGGCGGCATGTTCTCCGACATGTACGGCATCGGCGCGGTCATCGGCATGTCCGACGCCGAGAACGAGGCGCGCATCAAGAAGCTGGGCGAGGAGAACCCGCAGCAGAAGCTGGCCAACCAGCTGCTCGTCGACCGCCTGGGCATGAAGGACCACAAGGGCCTCTACGCCTGGTGCCACAGCCACATCCCCACGGTGCGCCAGGCCATCGCCACGGGCGAGCCGTTCAAGCCGCGCGTGTGGTTCGACATGTCCGGCAACAAGCTGGCCATGCTCGGCAACGCGAAGTCGTGGTACGACGTGTTCCCCGAGGTGGACTTCATCATCGGCCAGTACCCCATGCTCACGTCGTTCCACATCGAGGCCGCCGACCTAGTATTCCCCGTGCGCGAGTGGCTCGAGGAGCCCATGGTGAACATGACGCAGCTCAACACCCAGTGGCTGCAGAACGAGTGCGTGCACATCGGCGAGACGGTGTCGCACTCCATCCCGGCCGCGCAGGTGGTGGCCAAGTGCAAGGAGAAGATGGGCGGCCAGCTGCCGGGCCTCGTGCCGGGCTACCTGGGCAGCGCCACCGAGGAGGAGGTCAAGGCCGGCGTCGCCGAGACGCTGCACGCCCCCAGCTGGGACGAGCTCGTAGCGAACACCGACAAGTACGTGCCCTACGTGACGCCCGAGGACGAGTACTTCGGCTACAACCAGCACGAGACGGTGGTGGACGACGGGCTGCCGGCGGGCTTCGGCACCGAGTCGCGCAAGATCGAGGTGTACTGCCAGATCCTGCTGCGCATGTCTCGCACGGGCTACCCGTTCTGCTACCCGGAGCCGCAGGAGGCCTGCGCCGACTACAGCCCCATCTGCTCCTACATCGAGCCGGCTGAGAGCCCGCTTTCGGACGAGGAGTACCCCTTCGTGCTCACGTCGGGCCGCGTGCCGTACTTCCACCACGGCACGATGCGCCACGCGGCGCTGTCCCGCGAGCTGTACCCCACGGCGGAGATCCGCATCAACCCGGCCAGCGCCAAGGAGCTCGGCATCGAGCACATGGACTGGGTGAAGGTGACGAGCCGCCGCGGCGAGGTGCACGCGCGCGCCTATCTCACCGAGGGCGTGCACCCCAAGACCGTATGGATGGAGCGCTTCTGGAACCCCGAGTGCTACGACGAGTCCCAGGCCAACCCCACGGCCGGCTGGCGCGAGTGCAACGTGAACGTGCTCACGAAGAACGACGCCCCCTTCAACGAGGTGTACGGCTCCTACACCAACCGCGGCTTCACGGTGAAGATCGAGAAGTCCTCCAAGCCCGCGAACATCTGGGTGGAGCCCGAGGAGTTCGCGCCGTTCCTGCCCACTGAGGCAATGCTGTCCGAAGCCCAGACGAAGGATGTGTTCTGA
- the gluQRS gene encoding tRNA glutamyl-Q(34) synthetase GluQRS, with the protein MAQANDYSVYIMSNPRRTVLYIGVTNDLERRVAEHKSHAYKGFTDQYNATDLVYHETCGRIDDAIAREKQLKGWTRRKKEALVERLNPDWRDLSTSPSRGPVVGRFAPSPTGRMHAGNVFAALVAWLVAKSQGGRIVLRIEDLDAERSKPQFVDAVQRDFERLGLTWDEGPFFQHDRQEAYRAAFDSLVERDLVYPCFCTRADLHAASAPHRGEKPVYPGTCRTLTSAERAARALERTPAQRLVVPDADVSFIDQVQGPYSQNLARDCGDFLVRRSDGAFAYQLAVVVDDAAQGVNSIVRGVDLLCSTPQQIHLQELLGLPHPDYAHIPLLVAELNRRLSKRDKDAALDELIARFKTPEAVIGHIAGITGLAPTSEPATPEELLRTFDLAALPATFPDLVQVQWR; encoded by the coding sequence ATGGCTCAAGCGAACGACTATAGCGTCTACATCATGAGCAACCCTCGTCGCACGGTGCTCTACATCGGCGTGACCAACGATCTCGAACGGCGCGTTGCCGAGCATAAGTCGCATGCCTACAAAGGGTTCACCGACCAGTACAACGCAACCGACTTGGTGTACCACGAAACCTGCGGCCGCATCGATGACGCCATCGCTCGCGAGAAGCAGCTCAAGGGCTGGACGCGGCGAAAGAAGGAAGCGCTCGTCGAGCGGCTTAACCCCGATTGGCGAGACCTCTCCACGTCTCCCTCGAGAGGCCCTGTCGTGGGACGGTTCGCGCCTTCTCCTACGGGGCGGATGCATGCGGGGAACGTGTTCGCGGCGCTCGTGGCGTGGCTCGTGGCGAAGTCGCAGGGCGGGCGCATCGTCTTGCGCATCGAGGATTTGGATGCGGAGCGGTCGAAGCCGCAGTTCGTCGACGCGGTGCAGCGCGATTTCGAGCGGCTCGGGCTCACGTGGGACGAAGGCCCCTTCTTCCAGCACGACCGCCAAGAAGCCTACCGTGCGGCCTTCGACTCGCTCGTCGAGCGTGACCTGGTGTATCCCTGTTTCTGCACGCGGGCCGACCTGCATGCGGCCTCGGCGCCGCATCGAGGCGAGAAGCCGGTGTATCCCGGCACGTGCCGCACCCTGACGTCGGCCGAGCGCGCCGCCCGCGCCCTTGAGCGCACGCCTGCGCAGCGCCTCGTCGTGCCCGACGCAGACGTCTCCTTCATCGACCAGGTGCAGGGGCCGTATTCCCAGAACCTCGCGCGCGATTGCGGCGACTTCCTCGTGAGGCGCTCGGACGGCGCGTTCGCCTACCAGCTGGCCGTCGTCGTGGACGACGCGGCGCAGGGCGTGAACTCCATCGTGCGCGGCGTCGACCTTCTGTGCTCGACGCCGCAGCAAATCCACCTGCAAGAGCTGCTCGGCCTGCCGCATCCCGACTACGCGCACATCCCGCTGCTCGTGGCCGAGCTGAACCGGCGGCTCTCGAAGCGCGACAAGGACGCCGCCCTCGACGAGCTGATCGCCCGCTTCAAGACGCCCGAGGCCGTCATCGGCCACATCGCCGGCATCACCGGCCTCGCGCCCACAAGCGAGCCCGCCACCCCCGAGGAGCTGCTGCGAACCTTCGACCTCGCCGCCCTCCCCGCAACCTTCCCCGACCTCGTCCAGGTGCAGTGGCGGTAG
- a CDS encoding 4Fe-4S dicluster domain-containing protein, producing MRNCLDIDLDRCSGCDSCVAACKLENNVDLGVYYNHVHAVGPVGTFPDIQQYWIPIQCQQCENPGCIEVCPTGASYRDEATGVVLVNAEECIGCESCLTGCPYNARQLNPNTNKVEKCTLCFQRHEAENWEPACVHNCCCGARYFGDLDDPESPAAKAVAAAGAENCHQLADEHGLKPSTVYILSAKTAKWQDDPETTDRYVKA from the coding sequence ATGAGAAACTGCCTGGACATCGATCTCGACCGCTGCAGCGGCTGCGATAGCTGCGTGGCGGCCTGCAAGCTTGAGAACAACGTCGACTTGGGCGTGTACTACAACCACGTGCACGCCGTGGGGCCCGTGGGCACCTTCCCGGATATCCAGCAGTACTGGATCCCCATCCAGTGCCAGCAGTGCGAGAACCCGGGCTGCATCGAGGTGTGCCCGACGGGCGCGTCCTACCGCGACGAAGCCACGGGCGTCGTGCTCGTGAACGCCGAGGAGTGCATCGGCTGCGAGTCGTGCCTCACCGGCTGCCCGTACAACGCGCGGCAGCTCAACCCCAACACCAACAAGGTGGAGAAGTGCACGCTGTGCTTCCAGCGCCATGAGGCCGAGAACTGGGAGCCGGCCTGCGTGCACAACTGCTGCTGCGGCGCGCGCTACTTCGGCGACCTCGACGATCCCGAGAGCCCTGCCGCCAAGGCGGTGGCCGCGGCCGGCGCCGAGAACTGCCACCAGCTGGCCGACGAGCACGGGTTGAAGCCGTCGACGGTGTACATCCTCTCCGCGAAGACCGCGAAGTGGCAAGACGATCCGGAGACGACCGACCGCTACGTGAAGGCGTAG